Below is a genomic region from Desulfonatronum sp. SC1.
CGTTGGGCGGCCTTAATCTGCACGGGTCGCTCCTGCCCAAGTACCGTGGCCGCTGTCCAGCGAACTGGGTGCTGGTCCACGGCGAGACCGAAACAGGCGTCACCTTGCATTACATGACCCCGCGGCCGGATGAGGGCGACATTGTGGGGCAGAGGCCCGTGCCCATCGACGACGAGGATACGGCGCTTTCCCTGCACCGAAAACTGGCCCTCGCGGCAGCCGAGTTGCTCGGCGACGTCCTGCCCAGGATCGTGAACAAAACCGCCGAACGTGTTCCCCAGGATCACGCGCTGGCCAGCTATTTCGGAGGCCGCAAGCCAAAGGACGGGGAGATCGACTGGCACCGGGACGCCCGTGAGGTGCGCAACCTGGTGCGGGCCGTGACCCGACCTTATCCGGGGGCATTTTCTTATCTCGGAAACCGCAAGTGTCTGTTCTGGAGGGTGAGCCTGGCAAGCAATCCCCAGGCCGTCTCGCCTGGGACCGTCCTGTGCGTTGATCCGTTGACCATTGCCTGCGGCCGTGACGCCGTGCAGGTGGATTTTGGTCAGACGGCGAACGGCGTATATGTGACCGGCCGCCAGCTGGCCCGGGAACTCAACCTGTCCGCGGGCATGCGCTTTGCGTCCCGGGCCGCGACGACAAACCGGACCCAACGCCGGAAAAGCGTGCTTATTCTGGGCGTCAACGGGTTTATCGGCAACCATTTGAGCGAACGCCTGCTGGAAAGCGGCCGCTACGAGGTCTACGGCATGGATCTCTGCGCGAACGCGGTTCAGCGTCTGCTGGGGCATGAGCGTTTCCATTTCAAGGAAGGCGACATCGCCATCATGCGCGAGTGGATCGAGTACCACGTGCGCAAGTGCGACATCATCCTGCCCCTGGTGGCCATTGCCACGCCCATTGAATACGTGCGCAACCCGCTGCGGGTCTTTGAGCTGGATTTCGAGGAAAACCTGCGCATTGTCCGCTATTGCGCGAAGTACGGAAAACGCCTGATTTTTCCTTCCACCTCGGAAGTCTACGGCATGTGTCGCGATCCGGAGTTCGACGAACAGCGGTCCAACTTCGTCCTCGGTCCCATCCACAAACAGCGTTGGATCTACTCCTGCTGCAAGCAGATGCTGGACCGGGTAATCTGGGCCTACGGCGCCCAGGAAGGCCTACGGTTCACCCTGTTTCGCCCCTTCAACTGGATCGGCCCCCGTCTGGACTCTCTGCAATCAGCGCGCATCGGCAGTTCCCGGGTGATCACCCAATTTATCCTCAACCTCGTGGAGGGTTCGGCCATCCAGTTGGTGGACGGCGGAGCGCAGAAACGCTGCTTCACCGACGTCGCCGACGGGGTGGACTGCCTGTTCAGAATCATTGAGGACCGGGACAACCGCTGCAACGGCAGGATCTTCAACATCGGCAGCCCGGAAAATGAATTGAGCATGCGCGGGCTGGCCGAAATGCTTGTCAAGGCGTTTTCCGCCCATCCCCTGAGCAGCCGTTTTCCCCCGGTGGCGGGCATCCGCGATGTGGAAGCCCGCACGTACTACGGCCCCGGCTACCAGGACGTGGAGCATCGTCGGCCATCCATCGCCCAGGCCCGCTCCGTCCTGGGCTGGGAGCCTAAAGTGGACCTGGTTCAATCCGTCCGCGAAACCCTGGAATTTTTCCTCAAGGAAACGGTTGCCGAACGAGGCGGGGAGAGGCGTTGATTCCAGTCGGCCTGCGCGTGGATGTGGACACCCTGCGCGGAACCCGTGTCGGCGTGCCCAATCTGTTGCGCTGCCTGGAACGACACGACATCCGGGCGACGTTCTTCTTCTCCGTGGGGCCGGACAACATGGGCCGCCACCTGTGGCGTCTGGCGCGTCCGGGTTTTCTGGCAAAAATGCTTCGCACCGGCGCGCCGAGCCTCTACGGTTGGGACATTCTCCTGCGCGGAACGCTTTGGCCCGGCCCGGTGATCGGCAAGGCCTGCCCGGAGCCCATGCGCATGGCGGCCCGGTCCGAGCACGAAGTCGGCCTGCATGCCTGGGACCATCATCACTGGCAGACGCATGTGTCGCGAATGGACGAGGCCGCCGTGACCCGGGACACCCAGCGCGGCGTGGAGATGCTCGCGGAGATTACAGGCAAGGCGCCAGCTTGCGCGGCAGCGCCGGCCTGGCGGACAACTCCGGTGGCCCTCAAGGCCCGCGAGAAATTCGGCTTTCGGTTTGCGGCCGACTGCCGGGGACACGTTCCTTTTCGTCCGGTCGTAGCGGGAGAAGATCTGCTTCACGTCCAGATCCCAACCACTCTGCCCACCTATGACGAACTGATCGGCCATGCATGTTCCCGCCAAGGCTACAACGCGTTCCTTCTGGAAATGATTCGGCCTGACCAATGCAACGTGCTGACCATTCACGCCGAGGCAGAGGGAATCGCCTGCCTGGACCTTTTCGAGGATTTTCTGGAAAAGGCCCGGCATCGCGGCATCGTTTTCTCGGCGCTTGGGGATTTTTTGCCCAAGACGGAGAATCCGCCTCGCTTTGAAATCATCCAGGGCCTCGTCCAGGGCCGCGAGGGCTGGCTGGCCCGTCAGGCCCCGGGGAAAGAAGAATAGATCCCTCGTGTCGATCCCATGATCGTGGAGATGACGGGACGTCGCTCACATATGCATAGATCTCCCGCGTTGCGAAAGATGCCAAAAGATACCGTCTTCCCCCTGATTCCCAGGAATCCCTGAACCAAGATGGCGCCTTGCCTGGAAACCATGCCTGCCGACACATTATTCTCCCGGTTCAAACTTTCCCTCCTGTTGGCGGGAATCTTTTTGGCCATTTACATCCTTCCCCTGGGCGTCCGCCCCCTGGCCGTTCCGGACGAGGCCCGGTACGCTGAAATCCCGCGCGAGATGATCGCCACCGGGAACTGGATCGCGCCCCATCTCAACGGGGTGCGTTATTTTGAGAAACCCGTGCTGGGCTACTGGCTGAAAGCCGGCTCCATGCTGCTGCTTGGGGAAAACAATTTCGCCGTTCGCTTCCCGTCCGCTTTGGCCGTCGGATTGTCAACGCTGCTGGTTTACCTCCTTGTTCTTCAGGCCGGACCACGCCGCGAGGACGAGGCGAACTGGTCAGCGACATTGGCCGCGCTTGCCTTTCTGACGTTTGGCGCGATGGTGGGCATCGGCACGTTTGCCGTTCTGGACAGCCTGTTCACTTTTTTTCTCACCGCGGCCATCACGGCGTTTTTTTTCGCCACCGAGGCGGAACCAACATCCACCAGGGAAAAACGGTTCCTGGTTCTGTCCGGGGTTGCCTGCGGCCTGGCTTTTTTGACCAAGGGGTTTCTGGCCTTTGTCGTGCCCGTGCTGGCTCTTGTTCCGTATCTTTGTTGGCAAGGCCGGTGGCGGGACATCTGGCGCATGGGCCGCCTGCCGCTGCTCGCGGCCGTGTTGACGGCCCTGCCCTGGAGCGTGGCGGTCCATGTCCGGGAGCCGGACTTCTGGCGTTTCTTCATCTGGAACGAGCATATCCATCGTTTTCTTTTCGAAGAAAAGCAGCGGACGTCATTCTGGCAGCTCTTGTGGGGTTTTCCTGGGCTGGTCATGCCGTGGGCCGTGCTTGGCCCCGCGGCCCTGCTCGGCCTGCGCGACGCCGTCGGATTCTCCGAGTCCAGGAAGCGTTTGGCCAGGTTGTCTTTGTGTTGGCTTGCCCTGCCATTCCTGTTCGTCTCGGCCTCCAGCGACAAACTGCTCACCTATCTTTTGCCCTGCCTCCCGCCCGTGGCCGTGCTTCTGGCCCTCGGGCTCGACAGTCTTCGCACGACTGGCGGGAAAATGTCCGTCCGCCTGGGCATCGCCGCCCTGGCGTCCGTTGCCGGGTTGTCGGTCATTGCATTGTTGTTCCTGCACTTTTTCGGGTATAAGGGGTTTTTCCTGTACAGCGCTTTTTGGCAAACAGCATTGGCCGTGAGCGCCTTGATCATTGTGTTGGCATTATTGGTTCGCGCCTTCAAATGCAGGGATAATACGCAACGGATTCTTTTGTTCGGTCTGTCGCCCGTCGCCCTGTTTTGCGCTCTTCCGTTGCTCACCCCTGACGTGATTCTGCAGGTGAAAATGCCCGGCATGCTCCTGGAACGGCACAAGGCGAGCATTGGTCCGGACACCGTGCTCGTTGCCGACACGGGCACCCTCAGGGCCGTGTGCTGGTATTTGAAGCGGGACGACGTATACATGCTTGGCGGACCGGGCGAATTGGAGTACGGCATGTCCTTTCCCGAAAACCACCACAGAATGCTGAACAACGAGGACATACTCGGCTTGATTGGGCAAAATCCGGGCAACACGGTCTTCGTCACCCAGATGAAGAAACTGCCGGAATTGCGGGAGTCTCTTCCCGAGCCGGTTTTTCAGGATAACAGCGGCCCCCGGGGATTTCTGCTTTTGCGCTTTTGACAGGCTGGTGATTGATGGCACGATATCTCCCGCTGATCATTCTCGGCGTATTGCTCAACGCGGCGGCCCAGCTCGCCCTCAAACAAGGCATGCACCATGTCGGCCACTTTGAATTCCGTCTGGAAAACGCCTGGGGGGTCTTCTTGGCCGTGGCCGCAAGCCCTTTTGTTCTGGCGGGGCTGATCTGTTACGTGGTCAGCGTCGTGGTCTGGCTGCTGGTCTTGTCCCGGGTGGAGGTGAGTTTCGCCTATCCGCTGCTTTCCATCGGCTACATCGTCGTGACCCTGGTTGGCTGGCTGCTGCTTAACGAGGCCGTGGGGCCAACGCGCTGGGCCGGCATCCTGGTCATCTGCCTGGGGGTCTGGCTGATCACGAGGACTGGGTAGCATGCCCAATTCTTGGCAAACAGCCCTTTGTTCGGCATTCTGGGCGTTCTTTTTGATCGGCTCCCTGCTGGTCGCATTCCATCATCAAAGCACGGTCAGCGGTTTCGCGGAAGCGCCGTTCGCCGTGCATGTCGAGTCTGAAACCGCGGACGTGGTCGAAGATCCCATCTACCAGGCCCGTTTTGTCTCCGACGGCCTGACCAGGCTGGTGCATGCGGCAACAGCTGTGCAGCGCCCGGACGGGGCGATCCAGGCGTTCTGGTTCGGGGGCAGCCGGGAAGGGCACGCGGACGTGCGGATTTTCACGGCGACCTTTGATCCCGATATGCAGCGCTGGACCGACGAGGCCCCGTTGCTCTCCAGGCAGGAAACCGCCAGAGCGGAGCGCCGCCATGTCCGCAAGCTCGGCAACCCCGTGGCCGCCGTGGACTCGCAAGGCCGCATTCTGCTTTTTTTCGTCAGCGTGTCTTTCGGCGGTTGGAGCGGCAGCTCCATCAATCTGGTCGTTTCCGAAGACAACGGCCAAACCTGGAGCAAGCCGCGGCAACTGATCACTTCTCCGTTTCTGAACGTGAGCACCCTGGTCAAGGGGCCGGTGGTGCAGCACGACGATGGGACCATGGGTTTGCCGGTTTACCATGAATTCCTGGGCAAATTCTCCGAGTATCTTCATCTGGACGGCCAAGGCCGGGTGTTGGGTAAAAGTCGCGTCTCCCATGGTCGATTCGCGATCCAACCCGTGGTCTTCCCCTTGGGCGAGCAGCACGCCGTGGCCCTGATGCGCAACACTGACTCGGACAGGCCGCGTCGGGCCTGGACCAGCCGGACCAATGACGGAGGGCGGACGTGGTCCGTGCCGGAGCGCACCAAGATCATGAATGGCAATACCGCCTTGGGCGGCACCCTGAGTGGCACCATGGGCGACGTCAATATCCTGCTGACCGCGGCCAACGTCACGGAGTACAATCGATCCTCGCTTGCTCTTCTGCGATCCACGGACCAGGGACGGGACTGGGCCGTTGTTTATGACGTGGAACCGCATCAGCCATCGCTTTCGCAAGAAGAATTTTCCGAGGCCGTGACTCGGAAAACGCCCGTGTCGGAAGAAGACATGCCGCTCACCCCTGAAACCGTGGCCGCGGCGGCCACGGAAATCCAGTGCGAGCCCGGACGTCCGGTTTGCGATTTCCGGTTCGACTATCCGTGGCTGCTCAAAGACGCCCAGGGGCGCTATCATCTTTTCTATACCTGGAATCGGGCCTTCATTCGCCACTTAACTTTCAATTCGGCTTGGCTGAAATTCCGGCCTGACCAACCCCTGGAGGACAGGGCGTACCAGGGGGATGAGCCATGAACGCGTTCGCCC
It encodes:
- the arnD gene encoding 4-deoxy-4-formamido-L-arabinose-phosphoundecaprenol deformylase, which translates into the protein MIPVGLRVDVDTLRGTRVGVPNLLRCLERHDIRATFFFSVGPDNMGRHLWRLARPGFLAKMLRTGAPSLYGWDILLRGTLWPGPVIGKACPEPMRMAARSEHEVGLHAWDHHHWQTHVSRMDEAAVTRDTQRGVEMLAEITGKAPACAAAPAWRTTPVALKAREKFGFRFAADCRGHVPFRPVVAGEDLLHVQIPTTLPTYDELIGHACSRQGYNAFLLEMIRPDQCNVLTIHAEAEGIACLDLFEDFLEKARHRGIVFSALGDFLPKTENPPRFEIIQGLVQGREGWLARQAPGKEE
- a CDS encoding exo-alpha-sialidase translates to MPNSWQTALCSAFWAFFLIGSLLVAFHHQSTVSGFAEAPFAVHVESETADVVEDPIYQARFVSDGLTRLVHAATAVQRPDGAIQAFWFGGSREGHADVRIFTATFDPDMQRWTDEAPLLSRQETARAERRHVRKLGNPVAAVDSQGRILLFFVSVSFGGWSGSSINLVVSEDNGQTWSKPRQLITSPFLNVSTLVKGPVVQHDDGTMGLPVYHEFLGKFSEYLHLDGQGRVLGKSRVSHGRFAIQPVVFPLGEQHAVALMRNTDSDRPRRAWTSRTNDGGRTWSVPERTKIMNGNTALGGTLSGTMGDVNILLTAANVTEYNRSSLALLRSTDQGRDWAVVYDVEPHQPSLSQEEFSEAVTRKTPVSEEDMPLTPETVAAAATEIQCEPGRPVCDFRFDYPWLLKDAQGRYHLFYTWNRAFIRHLTFNSAWLKFRPDQPLEDRAYQGDEP
- the arnA gene encoding bifunctional UDP-4-amino-4-deoxy-L-arabinose formyltransferase/UDP-glucuronic acid oxidase ArnA, with protein sequence MKTIVFAYHTIGCVGIRVLLAQGFEILAVFTHEDDPGEHPWFESVAELAAAHDISVHAPADVNHPLWVQRIRELEPEILFSFYYRNILGPDILNLSPLGGLNLHGSLLPKYRGRCPANWVLVHGETETGVTLHYMTPRPDEGDIVGQRPVPIDDEDTALSLHRKLALAAAELLGDVLPRIVNKTAERVPQDHALASYFGGRKPKDGEIDWHRDAREVRNLVRAVTRPYPGAFSYLGNRKCLFWRVSLASNPQAVSPGTVLCVDPLTIACGRDAVQVDFGQTANGVYVTGRQLARELNLSAGMRFASRAATTNRTQRRKSVLILGVNGFIGNHLSERLLESGRYEVYGMDLCANAVQRLLGHERFHFKEGDIAIMREWIEYHVRKCDIILPLVAIATPIEYVRNPLRVFELDFEENLRIVRYCAKYGKRLIFPSTSEVYGMCRDPEFDEQRSNFVLGPIHKQRWIYSCCKQMLDRVIWAYGAQEGLRFTLFRPFNWIGPRLDSLQSARIGSSRVITQFILNLVEGSAIQLVDGGAQKRCFTDVADGVDCLFRIIEDRDNRCNGRIFNIGSPENELSMRGLAEMLVKAFSAHPLSSRFPPVAGIRDVEARTYYGPGYQDVEHRRPSIAQARSVLGWEPKVDLVQSVRETLEFFLKETVAERGGERR
- a CDS encoding phospholipid carrier-dependent glycosyltransferase is translated as MPADTLFSRFKLSLLLAGIFLAIYILPLGVRPLAVPDEARYAEIPREMIATGNWIAPHLNGVRYFEKPVLGYWLKAGSMLLLGENNFAVRFPSALAVGLSTLLVYLLVLQAGPRREDEANWSATLAALAFLTFGAMVGIGTFAVLDSLFTFFLTAAITAFFFATEAEPTSTREKRFLVLSGVACGLAFLTKGFLAFVVPVLALVPYLCWQGRWRDIWRMGRLPLLAAVLTALPWSVAVHVREPDFWRFFIWNEHIHRFLFEEKQRTSFWQLLWGFPGLVMPWAVLGPAALLGLRDAVGFSESRKRLARLSLCWLALPFLFVSASSDKLLTYLLPCLPPVAVLLALGLDSLRTTGGKMSVRLGIAALASVAGLSVIALLFLHFFGYKGFFLYSAFWQTALAVSALIIVLALLVRAFKCRDNTQRILLFGLSPVALFCALPLLTPDVILQVKMPGMLLERHKASIGPDTVLVADTGTLRAVCWYLKRDDVYMLGGPGELEYGMSFPENHHRMLNNEDILGLIGQNPGNTVFVTQMKKLPELRESLPEPVFQDNSGPRGFLLLRF
- a CDS encoding SMR family transporter, coding for MARYLPLIILGVLLNAAAQLALKQGMHHVGHFEFRLENAWGVFLAVAASPFVLAGLICYVVSVVVWLLVLSRVEVSFAYPLLSIGYIVVTLVGWLLLNEAVGPTRWAGILVICLGVWLITRTG